Proteins from a single region of Drosophila biarmipes strain raj3 chromosome 3R, RU_DBia_V1.1, whole genome shotgun sequence:
- the LOC108031411 gene encoding uncharacterized protein LOC108031411 isoform X1: MSADRRRQSRFFCAKPATAEEKAAKRASAPSASSASSAASATAVAPCKEQLSPATAEEDLLEMPRLCRCCCKRDLELLGLFEASQPTLANTSASNKYKSSGTLAKTCATEAETETPETLSANPVNPGTKATSSPSEAATATATTATTATAAAAATSAFSTTPSAHRPSSSSSSPMRRRTTAATTAAVPTAPPAPRGRSSDNAVDYTLSGAHSSMDIVLEEMTIWMLNINRDDGLPQEICRQCMAQFLMVAKFRRKCVRMQQRLQDFAQEISDRQTARQAKRQQKVQKNSQSQGSEAFSATSNSTSTFERSELVPVPEPVTVRKRRMVSESDSGESASSAAVAEKQVRTESEDLPPPKSSSGPLRPRKYRTYSIGCEMERPSSIDASSMPWKTKAARKQLSETWLSSRCSPELLSSAPSSRQRSSTSSSEHTSDLSVGPCCGFESDSNPSSSTTSNVAPKSVAVGVVARSPPKTRPSLPVNDLLPRRGRRPRNAPMYNPPKRVRRSLVRREALKRKVVAEPVNAEKRKSDQKDIYPPEPKLEHLAPSSDEAIDSTSDAPKDAPSNAVPEECNPINANQVCGDISQGEKEKEITSNGLIESSNQVKAVEEDKAPNGVVENVDVEQDPLKADPLAIRHPCTDENDEITGTYRELLEQFEATTAPPEFSSEDLPIKEEIESILNNIKAEANLVQSGELTSSTEPSELQPKMVEQQATVEQQAVLMDQQESIEQAVKSLDQPDSLEQPEIIVSIPLEALDENLQRRLCLDPEAEESLNRETASPKELPMQLDDVNNNENDENFCQSATADSFNSAVALRTHLIEATPPGNTESDDADADADEVPVVRSGPTPMDFMAEFAKHCANGIEQLKATTPASSPTPADLLPLNDLDAKQKLEVEMNDVETTLNGILNEMQDQHMYTPTCAHIDEFLTPADYAPMTEQETSVSSPPNPFEQSPRAEPEPKPNASDDPFDNSNFSSELIGFQNDIPCFENIETTTEQGQNLHLELTQFLRDLQPAQPNQQPEEQGAKTQVETQGNVQMEVQSVNLQMQPDIQQQNESAGPSPNESPVSSPQVGSQIEIQMEPEIGTQLQHKFLTVQSPHQNQPEVQSHDQSQIPPQIEPQIQVQNHLEQALQIVPQGQQQVVAQVHPQMQLQSQIVPHVQTQGTTTTVTYEQIYQQHIVQQTVQQSSNKMQVISLPSGGSERRQWKTQQSQQQQQLQWSSVGGLEAIKSAPVDSVAPTTTTYYISAGDLYPQQGETYTMLQPAPNESYMIEHVNHHHQQQHHHRQQQHHQQQIQLAQQQHHQAQQQPIMILIQQQEVQKPVASASNPRQPPMHVYRNNMHQLQNTQHQQVRQQCYRQQQYQPQQGTQQQQQSQQSRVVQSHPVLGMPGATSISTKVTPIPATTPKGRALTLKCRFCHNGPRFSNSLEYSKHIIDLHPAVAPFNCPHCPLAFAGRTKRSQHILSHHVVQQYQCGQCSQVFPAQKALDIHIQRFHMQVKSEPVGAVQVEDVQLEISGDRRRGRPYKPRLQQQQHQLQPQHQLQALQQQQQQQQQQQQQQQQQQQQQQQQQQQQQQVQQLQQAQEQQPLHQQQQQQQHMLQVQQPQQQPIMQPQSPHPSTMEIQASPTTPRKILCCPDCEDCTSGHSHGNEQCEEQSALQAPPTVLTPPSTIVSAPSPQPMMYSQHITMPSPEQSEPDSTTTLRQFRKRGVIVGPQGPLHLATPVASPSPSSSPSSSTLDHAPPASPATPASPAPPPSPAPPTVQLNELRACHQCLYCEERFTNEIALKKHHQLAHGAQTTMPFVCNICKRGYRMRTALHRHMESHDVEGRPYECNICRVRFPRPSQLTLHKITVHLLSKPHTCDECGKQFGTESALKTHIKFHGELGYQCDGCDRTFEYLKELRKHRRTHSEMFYKCKFCPSSFVRFTGYRAHMKTHMPLGVFISEEAAASKSSSNNSSTSGSDRVLDPPTTPLEETPLTPLSSGGHVYNSPDEYPNSVESCAGNSLAFDTIDTTP; encoded by the exons ATGAGTGCCGACCGGAGGAGACAGAGCCGTTTCTTCTGCGCGAAGCCAGCCACCGCCGAGGAGAAGGCGGCCAAAAGAGCCAGTGCACCCAGTGCATCCAGTGCATCCAGTGCGGCAAGTGCCACGGCAGTTGCACCGTGCAAAGAGCAGCTTTCTCCAGCCACCGCCGAGGAGGATTTACTGGAAATGCCTCGcctttgccgctgctgctgcaaacGGGATTTGGAATTACTCGGCTTATTCGAGGCCAGCCAGCCGACGCTGGCCAACACATCAGcatcgaacaaatacaaatcaTCGGGAACATTAGCAAAAACATGTGCGACAGAAGCAGAAACCGAAACTCCAGAGACATTGTCCGCAAATCCAGTAAATCCCGGTACTAAAGCTACATCATCTCCATCAGAAGCAGCTACAGCAACGGCCACTACGGCCACTACGgctacagcagcagcagcagcaacgtcCGCATTTTCAACCACACCCTCCGCACACAGaccctcctcctcgtcctcgtctcCCATGAGGCGTCGCACCACTGctgccaccaccgccgccgtgCCCACTGCACCGCCGGCCCCTCGAGGACGCAGCAGCGATAATGCCGTCGACTACACACTCAGCGGGGCCCACAGCAGCATGGACATTGTCCTCGAGGAGATGACCATTTGGATGCTCAAT ATAAATCGCGACGATGGACTGCCGCAAGAAATCTGCCGGCAGTGCATGGCCCAGTTTTTGATGGTGGCCAAGTTCCGCCGGAAATGTGTACGGATGCAACAGCGCCTGCAGGACTTTGCCCAGGAGATATCCGACCGCCAGACGGCCAGACAAGCGAAGCGTCAGCAAAAAGTCCAAAAGAACAGCCAGAGTCAGGGCAGTGAGGCGTTCTCGGCCACCTCCAACTCCACATCGACGTTCGAACGTTCTGAACTCGTGCCCGTGCCCGAGCCCGTGACCGTGCGGAAGCGCCGTATGGTATCGGAGTCCGATTCCGGAGAATCGGCATCGTCAGCAGCTGTTGCAGAGAAGCAGGTGCGCACGGAATCGGAGGACTTGCCGCCGCCCAAGTCGAGTTCAGGGCCACTTCGTCCGCGCAAATATCGCACCTACTCCATTGGCTGTGAGATGGAGCGTCCCTCCTCCATTGACGCCAGCAGCATGCCGTGGAAGACGAAGGCGGCCCGCAAGCAGCTTTCGGAGACCTGGTTATCGTCCCGCTGCTCCCCCGAACTGCTCTCCTCCGCCCCGTCATCGCGTCAgcgcagcagcaccagcagcagtgAGCATACAAGCGACCTGTCCGTGGGTCCATGTTGCGGCTTCGAGAGCGACAGCAATCCCTCCTCCTCAACCACCTCCAACGTCGCACCGAAATCGGTGGCCGTCGGTGTTGTGGCGCGGTCCCCCCCGAAGACAAGGCCCTCGTTGCCAGTTAATGATTTATTGCCCCGCAGGGGTCGCCGTCCGAGGAATGCGCCGATGTACAATCCCCCTAAAAGGGTGAGGCGATCGCTGGTCAGAAGGGAGGCGCTGAAGAGAAAGGTAGTGGCAGAACCAGTTAATGCAGAGAAAAGAAAGTCTGATCAAAAGGATATCTATCCGCCGGAACCGAAGCTTGAGCACTTGGCCCCATCCAGCGATGAGGCCATCGACAGCACTTCAGACGCGCCAAAGGATGCGCCATCGAATGCGGTCCCAGAGGAATGTAATCCAATTAATGCAAACCAAGTTTGTGGTGATATAAGCCAGGGTGAAAAGGAGAAGGAAATCACATCGAATGGTTTGATTGAGAGCTCCAACCAGGTGAAAGCTGTGGAAGAAGATAAAGCGCCCAATGGCGTTGTGGAAAATGTTGATGTCGAGCAAGACCCACTCAAAGCTGATCCACTTGCCATCCGCCATCCTTGTACTGATGAAAACGATGAAATTACCGGAACATACAGGGAGTTACTGGAGCAGTTTGAAGCCACCACCGCTCCTCCCGAATTTTCTTCGGAAGATCTCCCCATTAAAGAGGAAATCGAGTCCATTTTGAATAACATCAAGGCAGAAGCTAATCTAGTGCAGTCCGGCGAACTGACCTCATCCACGGAACCCAGTGAGTTGCAACCGAAAATGGTTGAACAGCAGGCAACTGTGGAGCAGCAAGCAGTACTTATGGATCAGCAGGAATCCATTGAGCAAGCCGTGAAATCTCTAGATCAACCTGACTCCTTGGAGCAGCCGGAGATCATAGTTAGCATTCCGCTGGAGGCACTCGACGAGAATCTACAGCGCCGCCTTTGCTTGGATCCGGAAGCCGAGGAGTCGCTGAATCGAGAGACCGCCTCCCCCAAGGAGCTGCCCATGCAGCTCGATGACGTCAATAACAATGAAAATGACGAAAATTTTTGCCAGAGTGCTACAGCAGATAGCTTCAATTCTGCTGTGGCACTCCGAACCCATCTAATTGAAGCAACACCACCGGGGAACACGGAATCGGATGATGCGGATGCGGACGCGGATGAGGTGCCGGTGGTGCGTTCTGGACCAACGCCCATGGATTTCATGGCCGAGTTCGCGAAGCACTGTGCGAACGGGATTGAGCAGCTTAAGGCCACCACTCCGGCGTCATCGCCCACGCCCGCAGACCTGCTGCCCCTTAACGATCTGGATGCCAAGCAGAAACTGGAGGTGGAGATGAACGACGTAGAGACGACCCTAAATGGCATCCTCAACGAGATGCAGGACCAGCACATGTACACCCCGACCTGTGCCCACATTGATGAGTTTCTCACTCCCGCCGATTATGCTCCAATGACTGAGCAAGAGACGTCCGTTTCATCGCCGCCCAATCCCTTCGAGCAGAGTCCACGTGCCGAACCGGAGCCCAAACCCAATGCCTCCGACGATCCCTTCGACAACAGCAACTTTAGCAGCGAACTGATTGGCTTCCAGAACGATATTCCCTGCTTTGAGAACATCGAAACCACTACAGAGCAGGGACAGAACTTGCATTTAGAGCTTACCCAGTTCCTCAGGGATCTTCAACCGGCACAACCGAATCAGCAGCCCGAGGAGCAGGGCGCCAAGACCCAGGTTGAGACACAGGGGAATGTCCAAATGGAAGTCCAATCCGTCAACCTGCAAATGCAACCTGATATCCAGCAGCAAAATGAGTCTGCAGGTCCTTCTCCAAACGAATCTCCCGTATCATCGCCTCAAGTAGGGTCCCAAATTGAAATACAAATGGAACCTGAAATTGGGACTCAACTGCAGCACAAATTCCTGACAGTGCAGAGTCCACACCAAAATCAGCCTGAAGTACAATCTCATGACCAATCTCAGATCCCACCGCAAATAGAGCCTCAGATTCAAGTCCAAAACCATCTAGAGCAAGCCTTACAAATCGTGCCGCAAGGCCAGCAACAGGTGGTTGCTCAAGTGCATCCCCAGATGCAGCTCCAATCCCAGATTGTGCCCCATGTCCAGACGCAGGGCACGACGACAACGGTCACCTACGAGCAGATCTATCAGCAGCACATTGTCCAGCAGACGGTGCAGCAGTCCTCCAACAAGATGCAGGTCATCTCGCTGCCCTCGGGTGGCTCGGAAAGGAGGCAGTGGAAGACGCAGCAGtcccaacagcagcagcagctccagtgGTCATCGGTGGGCGGACTGGAGGCCATTAAGAGTGCCCCCGTCGACAGTGTTGCACCCACAACCACAACATACTACATCAGTGCCGGCGATCTGTATCCCCAGCAGGGTGAAACGTACACGATGCTGCAGCCGGCGCCCAATGAAAGCTACATGATTGAGCACGtgaaccaccaccaccagcagcagcaccaccatcgTCAACAGCAGCATCACCAGCAGCAAATTCAACTGGcccaacagcaacatcaccaGGCGCAGCAACAGCCGATTATGATACTGATCCAGCAGCAAGAGGTTCAGAAACCGGTGGCCTCAGCCAGCAATCCTCGGCAGCCACCCATGCACGTCTACAGAAACAATATGCATCAGCTCCAGAACACGCAacaccaacaggtacggcagCAATGCTACCGGCAGCAGCAGTATCAGCCGCAGCAGGgaacgcagcagcagcaacagtcgCAACAAAGTCGAGTCGTACAAAGCCATCCAGTATTGGGGATGCCTGGAGCCACTTCCATATCCACCAAAGTGACCCCCATTCCCGCCACAACGCCCAAGGGCAGGGCCCTGACGCTCAAGTGCCGCTTCTGTCACAACGGACCGCGATTCTCCAACAGCCTGGAGTACAGCAAGCATATCATCGACCTGCATCCGGCGGTGGCGCCATTCAACTGTCCACACTGTCCCCTCGCCTTTGCCGGCCGGACCAAGCGATCGCAGCACATCCTTAGCCACCATGTGGTGCAGCAGTACCAATGTGGCCAGTGCTCCCAGGTGTTCCCGGCCCAAAAGGCTCTGGACATTCACATCCAACGCTTCCACATGCAAGTGAAGTCCGAGCCCGTGGGGGCTGTGCAAGTGGAGGACGTCCAGCTGGAGATCTCCGGCGATCGGAGGAGGGGTAGGCCGTATAAGCCAAggctgcagcaacagcagcatcaGCTGCAACCTCAGCACCAGCTACAAGCgctacagcagcagcagcaacaacagcagcagcagcaacaacagcagcagcagcaacaacagcagcagcagcaacaacagcaacagcagcagcaagtgcagcaactgcaacaagcacaggagcagcagccactgcatcagcagcagcagcaacaacaacatatgTTGCAAGTGCAGCAACCACAGCAACAACCGATAATGCAGCCGCAATCGCCTCATCCATCAA CAATGGAAATCCAGGCCAGTCCAACAACGCCACGAAAGATTCTCTGCTGTCCCGATTGCGAAGACT GCACTTCCGGCCACAGCCACGGCAACGAGCAGTGCGAGGAGCAGTCGGCACTGCAGGCTCCGCCGACGGTGCTTACTCCGCCCTCGACCATCGTCTCGGCTCCGTCGCCGCAGCCCATGATGTACTCGCAGCACATAACAATGCCGTCGCCGGAACAATCCGAGCCAGATTCCACGACCACGTTGCGACAGTTTCGCAAGCGTGGCGTGATCGTTGGGCCACAGGGCCCGCTGCATTTGGCCACACCAGTGGCCTCCCCCtcgccgtcgtcgtcgcccTCCTCGTCGACGTTGGACCATGCCCCGCCAGCCTCCCCGGCAACGCCCGCCTCTCCGGCTCCACCTCCATCGCCTGCCCCGCCCACGGTGCAGTTGAACGAGTTGCGAGCGTGCCACCAGTGTCTGTACTGCGAGGAGCGGTTCACCAATGAGATTGCGTTGAAGAAGCACCATCAGCTGGCGCACGGAGCCCAGACGACGATGCCTTTCGTGTGCAACATCTGCAAGCGTGGCTATCGCATGCGAACGGCTCTGCACCGACACATGGAGTCGCACGATGTGGAGGGGCGACCGTACGAGTGCAACATTTGTCGCGTGCGATTCCCACGACCATCGCAGCTGACGCTGCACAAGATCACGGTGCACTTGCTCTCGAAGCCGCATACCTGCGACGAGTGCGGCAAGCAGTTCGGTACGGAGAGCGCCC